From Sinorhizobium sp. RAC02, a single genomic window includes:
- the phnY gene encoding phosphonoacetaldehyde dehydrogenase, translating to MTKVETTFAIRHEPMRIAGKMVDTEGVVEVHYPWNDAVIGTVPAGNAEHARKAFEIAAAYQPKLTRYERQRILLKAAELLVARKEEISDLITLELGISKQDSLYEVGRAFDVFTLSGQMCIHDDGEIFSCDLTPHGKQRKIFTTREPLTAISAITPFNHPLNMVAHKVAPAIATNNCVVLKPTELTPMTALVLADILYEAGLPPEMLSVVTGWPGDIGMEMITNPNFDLITFTGSVPVGKLIATHAHYKRQILELGGNDPLIILNDLSDDDLARAADLAVAGATKNSGQRCTAVKRILCQERVADRFVPLVLERAKKLRFGDPMDRTMDLGTVVHAKAAEVFERRVHKAAEEGAQILYDPGRRGALLPPIVVDHVSHASELVMEETFAPIIPIVRAPDDDDALIALSNSTAFGLSSGVCTNDFRRMQKYIAGLKVGTVNIWEVPGYRIEMSPFGGIKDSGNGYKEGVIEAMKSFTNVKTFSLPW from the coding sequence ATGACCAAGGTGGAAACGACATTCGCGATCCGTCACGAGCCGATGCGAATTGCCGGCAAGATGGTCGATACCGAAGGGGTGGTCGAGGTGCACTACCCCTGGAACGATGCCGTCATCGGCACCGTCCCGGCCGGCAATGCGGAGCACGCTCGCAAGGCTTTCGAGATCGCCGCCGCCTACCAGCCGAAGCTGACGCGCTACGAGCGCCAGCGCATTCTCCTGAAGGCTGCCGAACTGCTGGTCGCCCGCAAGGAGGAGATTTCCGACCTCATCACGCTGGAACTCGGCATTTCCAAGCAGGATTCCCTCTATGAGGTCGGCCGCGCGTTCGATGTCTTCACGCTCTCCGGGCAGATGTGCATTCACGACGATGGTGAAATCTTCTCCTGCGACCTCACGCCCCACGGCAAGCAGCGCAAGATCTTCACCACCCGCGAGCCGCTGACCGCCATCTCGGCGATCACCCCGTTCAACCACCCACTCAACATGGTGGCGCACAAGGTGGCGCCGGCGATCGCCACCAACAATTGTGTGGTGCTGAAGCCGACCGAACTGACGCCGATGACGGCTTTGGTCCTCGCCGACATCCTCTACGAGGCTGGCCTGCCGCCGGAAATGCTCTCCGTCGTCACCGGCTGGCCGGGCGATATCGGCATGGAGATGATCACCAATCCGAATTTCGATCTCATCACCTTCACTGGCAGCGTGCCGGTCGGCAAGCTGATCGCGACGCATGCGCATTACAAGCGCCAGATCCTTGAACTGGGCGGCAACGACCCGCTGATCATCCTCAACGACCTGTCGGATGACGACCTCGCGCGAGCGGCAGACCTTGCGGTCGCGGGGGCCACGAAGAATTCCGGCCAGCGCTGCACGGCAGTCAAGCGCATCCTCTGCCAGGAGCGTGTGGCTGACCGCTTCGTGCCGCTGGTGCTGGAGCGGGCGAAGAAGCTCAGGTTCGGCGATCCCATGGACCGGACGATGGATCTGGGCACGGTCGTGCATGCCAAGGCTGCGGAAGTCTTCGAGCGCCGCGTGCACAAGGCGGCCGAGGAGGGCGCGCAGATCCTCTATGATCCGGGTCGGCGCGGTGCGCTGCTGCCGCCGATCGTCGTCGACCACGTTTCCCACGCGAGCGAACTGGTGATGGAGGAGACCTTCGCGCCGATCATCCCGATCGTCCGTGCACCGGATGACGACGACGCGCTGATTGCGCTTTCCAACTCGACGGCCTTCGGCCTGTCCTCCGGGGTGTGCACCAACGACTTCCGCCGCATGCAGAAATACATTGCAGGGCTGAAGGTCGGCACGGTGAACATCTGGGAGGTGCCGGGCTACCGCATCGAGATGAGCCCCTTCGGCGGCATCAAGGATTCGGGCAACGGTTACAAGGAGGGCGTGATCGAAGCCATGAAGAGTTTTACCAATGTGAAAACCTTCTCTTTGCCTTGGTGA
- a CDS encoding putative 2-aminoethylphosphonate ABC transporter permease subunit, with product MNIDLEAPYLPLVGKRLRQETSRDDRIKLGFMAVIGLYLVVALGAPLFIMLSKSLSTYHFDLAAFEFQVSDETRTNWGAIVTADALNQELGVVAEDELASSSDGRLAATKFFPDFSFRSSVHYRIRGTTGDAAFLAGSTLEKGTDWREYDSGTFRRVVLRPASSLGLENFKTYFSTPALARSIYNSVLMAAISTVVTISIAFALAYGLTRSCMPLKGLFRGILTIPILVPSLLPGIALVYLFGNQGVFKDWLMGYSIYGPIGIVIGSVFFTLPHAFLIILTALSIADARHYEAAASLKASKWRTFTTVTVPGARYGIVSAAFVVFTLVITDFGLPKVIGGQYSMLAVDIYKQVIGQQNFEMGAVVSVILLVPAILAFAVDRRMQKRQVALLSARAVPYAPKPNAGMDRICFGFACLVSLFILGMIAMCQIAALVKFWPYDLTLTTKNFAFDLMDGGGWSAYGNSIKLALLTAFFGSLVVFAGAYMVEKTDGFRFGRSLFHFLAMMPMAVPGMVLGLAYIFFFNNPANPLNSIYGTMAILVICTVTHFYTVAHLTALTALKQMDPEFESVASSLKQPFHRLFFRVTVPVCLPAILNIAIYLFVNAMTTVSAVVFLYSTDTKLASVAVLNMDDAGDIAPAAAMGMMIFYTNVAAKLIHALIARGLLARTQAWR from the coding sequence ATGAACATCGACCTTGAAGCACCATACCTGCCGCTGGTCGGCAAGCGACTGCGGCAGGAAACCTCCCGTGACGACCGCATAAAGCTTGGCTTCATGGCCGTCATCGGGCTTTACCTGGTCGTTGCCCTGGGCGCGCCGCTCTTCATCATGCTGTCGAAATCCCTCTCGACCTACCACTTCGATCTCGCCGCCTTCGAGTTCCAGGTGAGCGACGAAACGCGCACGAACTGGGGGGCGATCGTCACCGCGGACGCGCTCAACCAAGAGCTCGGCGTCGTTGCGGAAGACGAGCTTGCCAGCAGTTCCGATGGTCGCCTCGCCGCGACCAAGTTCTTCCCGGACTTCAGCTTCCGCAGCTCCGTTCACTACCGCATTCGCGGCACGACCGGTGACGCTGCCTTCCTTGCCGGCTCGACGCTGGAGAAGGGGACGGATTGGCGGGAATACGATTCCGGCACGTTCCGGCGTGTCGTGTTGCGGCCGGCGAGCAGCCTTGGCCTCGAGAACTTCAAGACCTATTTCTCGACGCCTGCACTGGCCCGCTCCATCTACAATTCGGTGCTGATGGCGGCAATCAGCACCGTGGTGACGATCTCCATCGCCTTTGCGCTCGCCTATGGACTGACGCGTAGCTGTATGCCGCTAAAGGGTCTTTTCCGCGGCATCCTGACGATCCCGATCCTTGTGCCGTCACTGCTGCCGGGCATCGCGCTCGTCTATCTCTTCGGTAATCAAGGCGTCTTCAAGGACTGGCTGATGGGTTACTCCATCTATGGTCCGATCGGCATCGTCATCGGCTCGGTCTTCTTCACGCTGCCGCATGCCTTCCTCATCATCCTGACGGCGCTGTCCATTGCCGATGCGCGGCACTACGAGGCCGCCGCGTCGCTGAAGGCCAGCAAATGGCGGACCTTCACCACCGTCACGGTGCCAGGCGCGCGTTACGGCATTGTCTCGGCAGCGTTCGTCGTCTTCACGCTGGTCATCACGGATTTCGGCCTGCCAAAGGTGATCGGCGGGCAATACAGCATGCTCGCCGTCGATATCTACAAGCAGGTGATCGGCCAGCAGAATTTCGAAATGGGGGCGGTGGTTTCCGTCATCCTGCTCGTGCCGGCAATCCTCGCCTTCGCCGTCGACCGCCGCATGCAGAAGCGGCAGGTGGCGCTGCTATCGGCCCGCGCTGTGCCCTATGCGCCAAAACCCAATGCCGGCATGGACAGGATCTGCTTCGGCTTCGCGTGCCTCGTCAGCCTGTTCATCCTCGGCATGATTGCCATGTGCCAGATCGCGGCGCTTGTAAAATTCTGGCCCTATGACCTGACGCTGACGACGAAGAATTTTGCCTTCGACCTGATGGATGGCGGCGGCTGGTCGGCCTATGGCAACTCGATCAAGCTGGCTCTGCTGACGGCATTCTTCGGCTCGCTCGTCGTCTTCGCCGGCGCCTACATGGTGGAGAAGACGGATGGCTTCCGCTTCGGCCGCAGCCTCTTCCACTTTCTGGCGATGATGCCCATGGCCGTGCCGGGCATGGTGCTCGGCCTTGCCTACATCTTCTTCTTCAACAATCCCGCTAACCCGCTGAACTCGATTTACGGAACGATGGCGATCCTCGTGATCTGTACCGTGACGCATTTCTACACGGTTGCGCATCTGACGGCACTCACCGCCCTGAAGCAGATGGATCCGGAGTTCGAATCCGTCGCCTCGTCGCTGAAGCAGCCGTTCCACAGGCTGTTCTTCCGGGTCACGGTGCCGGTCTGCCTACCGGCGATCCTCAACATCGCGATCTATCTGTTCGTCAATGCGATGACGACGGTCTCGGCGGTGGTCTTCCTCTACTCCACTGATACCAAGCTTGCGTCGGTTGCCGTGCTCAACATGGATGATGCAGGCGATATCGCGCCGGCAGCGGCGATGGGCATGATGATCTTCTACACGAATGTCGCCGCCAAGCTCATTCACGCGCTGATCGCCCGAGGGCTACTGGCCCGCACCCAGGCGTGGCGATAG
- a CDS encoding LysR substrate-binding domain-containing protein produces MASAHLPLNWLRAFESAGRLGTFAGAGVELNVTPSAVSQHIRALEGRLGKELFTRHANGVRLTVPGRRYAEELGLAFAAIDEASRRFAGHGTREMLVVHVPTSFASQWIAPRLDLFRARQPEIDLRLTALDHGEDKVDATIAFGLGNWPKHQAMLLLRDEAFPVCGPKYAEALACPQDLKGHDLLHVPGYAEDWDTWLTHAGVKGIDTSSGSFFDQSIMAIRAAVEGKGVLLGRAALIERELSSGLLVEPFGVRLPAAGSYWFLTSGPKENLPKVAAFRDWLSEMTAA; encoded by the coding sequence ATGGCCTCCGCACATTTGCCGCTGAATTGGCTTCGGGCCTTCGAGTCCGCCGGGCGGCTCGGCACGTTCGCCGGCGCCGGCGTTGAACTGAACGTCACGCCATCCGCGGTCTCGCAGCATATCCGCGCGCTTGAGGGCAGGCTCGGCAAGGAGCTGTTCACACGGCATGCCAATGGCGTCAGGCTGACAGTTCCGGGTCGGCGTTATGCCGAGGAGCTCGGCCTGGCCTTCGCCGCGATCGACGAAGCCAGCCGCCGTTTCGCCGGGCATGGCACGCGCGAAATGCTGGTCGTGCACGTGCCCACGTCGTTTGCCAGTCAATGGATAGCACCGCGGCTCGATCTGTTTCGTGCACGTCAGCCTGAGATCGACCTCAGGCTGACGGCGCTCGACCACGGTGAGGACAAGGTTGATGCGACGATCGCGTTCGGGCTGGGCAACTGGCCGAAACACCAGGCGATGCTCCTGCTTCGTGACGAGGCATTTCCGGTCTGTGGACCGAAATATGCCGAGGCGCTCGCCTGCCCGCAGGATCTGAAGGGGCATGATCTTTTGCATGTGCCCGGATATGCGGAAGACTGGGACACATGGCTCACCCATGCCGGCGTCAAGGGCATCGATACGTCGTCCGGGTCGTTCTTCGATCAGTCGATCATGGCGATTCGGGCCGCAGTGGAGGGCAAGGGCGTGTTGTTGGGCAGGGCGGCCCTGATCGAGCGCGAGCTTTCCAGCGGCTTGCTCGTGGAGCCTTTCGGCGTCCGCCTTCCGGCTGCCGGTTCCTACTGGTTCCTCACCTCGGGGCCGAAGGAAAACCTGCCGAAAGTTGCGGCATTCCGTGACTGGCTGTCCGAGATGACGGCGGCCTAG
- a CDS encoding aspartate aminotransferase family protein has protein sequence MKAKAPALVHTEGEANTTAARGAWNARMGDERTHSLVARDAAAFLHQSLSSPCLSAIAKAEGIWIEDTAGRRYMDFHGNSVHHIGYGHPRLKQAIKAQIDDLCFAPRRFTCEPAVELAEMLGKLAPGDLGKVLFTTGGSDAVEVALKLARAATGRFKTLSFWDAFHGAGFGASSVGGEATFRSGIAGPLLPGAEHVAPWANRHCAYGQDNLESSARACANMISYVLAREGDFAALVAEPMRATPNPPAPGFWKQVREACDRHGTLLIFDEIPTGLGKTGRFFACEHDGVVPDILVLGKSLGGGILPIAGVVARRDLDVAGDYAIGHYTHEKNPVTARAALTTISIILEEGLAERAAELGAYAMDRLGTFGERCAAIGDVRGRGLLFGVEIVSSRTDFTPDNALAERAYYRCLDAGLSLKISQGNVMTLSPPLVASREELDRALTIVEQSILAG, from the coding sequence ATGAAGGCCAAAGCACCCGCCTTGGTACACACGGAGGGCGAAGCCAACACGACGGCGGCGCGTGGGGCCTGGAACGCCCGGATGGGCGATGAGCGCACGCATTCCCTCGTGGCGCGCGACGCCGCCGCGTTCCTCCACCAGAGCCTGTCCAGCCCCTGCCTGTCGGCCATCGCCAAGGCGGAGGGCATCTGGATCGAGGACACCGCCGGCCGGCGCTACATGGATTTCCACGGCAACAGTGTCCACCATATCGGCTACGGCCATCCGCGGCTGAAACAGGCGATCAAGGCCCAGATCGACGATTTGTGTTTCGCGCCGCGTCGTTTCACCTGCGAACCTGCTGTCGAGCTTGCCGAAATGCTGGGCAAGCTTGCGCCTGGCGATCTCGGCAAGGTTCTGTTCACCACGGGTGGGTCGGATGCGGTCGAGGTTGCACTGAAGCTGGCGCGCGCCGCCACCGGCCGCTTCAAGACCCTTTCCTTCTGGGACGCCTTCCACGGCGCCGGTTTCGGCGCGTCGAGCGTCGGCGGCGAGGCGACCTTCCGCTCGGGCATCGCCGGCCCGCTCCTGCCGGGCGCCGAGCATGTCGCGCCATGGGCGAACCGCCACTGCGCTTATGGCCAGGACAATCTCGAAAGCTCCGCCCGCGCCTGCGCCAACATGATTTCTTACGTGCTGGCGCGCGAGGGCGATTTTGCAGCCCTTGTCGCCGAGCCGATGCGGGCAACGCCCAATCCGCCTGCACCGGGTTTCTGGAAACAGGTGCGCGAGGCCTGCGACCGGCACGGGACCTTGCTGATCTTCGACGAAATTCCGACCGGTCTCGGCAAGACCGGCCGCTTCTTTGCGTGCGAGCACGACGGGGTCGTTCCCGACATCCTCGTCCTCGGCAAATCGCTCGGTGGCGGCATCCTGCCGATTGCCGGCGTTGTCGCCCGGCGTGATCTCGATGTCGCGGGCGATTATGCCATCGGCCACTACACCCATGAAAAGAACCCCGTTACCGCGCGCGCGGCGCTGACGACCATCTCCATCATCCTCGAGGAGGGGCTCGCCGAGCGTGCCGCCGAACTCGGTGCCTACGCGATGGACCGGCTCGGGACCTTCGGCGAACGCTGCGCAGCAATCGGCGATGTGCGCGGCCGCGGCCTGCTCTTCGGCGTCGAGATCGTCTCAAGCCGGACGGATTTCACGCCGGACAATGCGCTGGCCGAACGGGCCTATTATCGCTGCCTGGATGCGGGTTTGAGCCTGAAAATCAGCCAGGGCAACGTCATGACGCTCTCGCCGCCCCTGGTGGCCTCCCGCGAGGAGCTCGACCGGGCACTGACGATCGTCGAACAGTCGATCCTCGCGGGTTAA
- a CDS encoding LysR substrate-binding domain-containing protein: MRYVQLRAFHHVALAGSFSRAARTLHLTQPAISDQVRWLEEEYDAALFVRKRRQIELTPAGSRLLVATRRLFDAEGEALEVLQEERSLRAGMLRIAADSVDHVLEVLTVFQSRFPGIQIKIVGGNSHSIVEYLLAYDVDIGVLGDIVDERPFEVFSLNVSPVVLFVAQSHPLATRASLPLEALSAWPLVMREQGSRTRQMLETLAEAQGVALRCAVEAEGREAVRRIVAAGLGIGVVSEAEFDNDPRLVKIALEGHPLSMQEKLICLKDRRNSKSIQAFFATARSVSSEARSDP, translated from the coding sequence ATGCGCTATGTCCAGCTTCGGGCTTTCCACCACGTGGCTCTCGCCGGCAGCTTTTCGCGGGCCGCGCGCACCTTGCACCTTACGCAGCCCGCCATTTCCGATCAGGTACGCTGGCTGGAAGAAGAGTATGATGCCGCCCTGTTCGTGCGAAAACGTCGCCAGATCGAGCTGACGCCAGCAGGGTCACGGCTGCTGGTGGCGACGCGCCGCCTGTTCGATGCCGAAGGCGAGGCGCTCGAGGTTCTTCAGGAGGAGCGGTCACTACGGGCGGGCATGCTCAGGATCGCAGCCGATTCGGTGGATCACGTCCTCGAGGTGCTCACTGTTTTCCAGAGCCGGTTTCCCGGCATCCAGATCAAGATCGTCGGTGGAAACTCGCATAGCATCGTCGAGTATCTGCTTGCCTATGATGTGGATATCGGGGTCCTTGGCGACATCGTCGATGAGCGGCCGTTCGAGGTTTTTTCGCTCAATGTCTCACCCGTCGTGCTCTTCGTCGCGCAGTCGCATCCCCTTGCGACCCGGGCAAGCCTTCCGCTCGAAGCATTGAGCGCGTGGCCCCTTGTCATGCGGGAGCAGGGTTCGCGCACCAGGCAGATGCTGGAGACGCTTGCCGAGGCGCAAGGCGTAGCCCTCCGTTGCGCAGTCGAGGCCGAGGGGCGCGAGGCCGTCCGACGGATCGTTGCCGCCGGGCTCGGTATCGGGGTCGTCTCCGAAGCGGAATTCGACAACGATCCGAGGCTGGTTAAAATCGCGCTCGAAGGCCATCCGCTTTCGATGCAAGAAAAGCTGATCTGCCTGAAGGATCGCCGCAACAGCAAGTCGATCCAGGCGTTCTTCGCAACAGCGCGATCGGTGTCGAGCGAGGCGCGTAGCGATCCTTGA
- a CDS encoding C-terminal binding protein — protein MKAVRTDQEIECPEIDAGLRARGVELVALPDGVPEDRLMWEVADADLLLMCYTPITARIIAAAKRLRGIVKYGVGIDAIDIPAAMARGIPVVNVPDYAQETVAEAAFALTIALARRLPEIGQAMERDGWIWPDGRWLGRDIAGATMGLVGTGKIGRSMARMAGAGFRARVLGYDPHVDAAAMAASGIEKVDDLQAMLRQCDFVSLHTMLNASTRHLIGRAELACLKPSAILVNVSRGALIDEAALVEAVLAGRLGGVGLDVYGQEPLAKEGHPLSALFGRPDVILSPHLAFFTDEAMRRLSDDTLARCFEVLEGRPVEIRSHDPRLRMQEHNVVFV, from the coding sequence ATGAAAGCCGTCCGGACGGATCAGGAAATCGAATGCCCGGAAATCGACGCCGGTCTCCGCGCACGCGGCGTCGAACTCGTCGCGTTGCCGGATGGCGTCCCGGAGGACAGGCTGATGTGGGAGGTGGCGGACGCCGACCTCCTGCTGATGTGCTACACGCCGATCACCGCCCGCATCATCGCTGCGGCAAAGCGGCTTCGGGGTATTGTCAAATATGGTGTCGGCATCGATGCTATCGACATTCCAGCAGCCATGGCGCGTGGCATACCGGTCGTCAACGTGCCGGACTACGCACAGGAGACGGTGGCCGAAGCGGCCTTTGCCCTGACGATTGCGCTTGCCAGGCGCCTACCCGAGATTGGCCAGGCCATGGAGCGCGATGGTTGGATCTGGCCGGATGGTCGCTGGCTGGGGCGCGACATTGCGGGTGCGACGATGGGACTGGTGGGCACCGGAAAGATCGGCCGAAGCATGGCGCGCATGGCGGGCGCCGGCTTTCGTGCGCGTGTTCTCGGCTACGATCCGCATGTCGATGCAGCAGCGATGGCCGCATCCGGAATCGAGAAGGTCGACGATCTTCAGGCGATGTTGCGGCAATGCGATTTCGTTTCGTTGCACACCATGCTGAACGCCTCGACACGCCATCTGATCGGCCGGGCCGAACTCGCCTGCCTGAAACCATCGGCAATACTCGTCAATGTTTCGCGTGGCGCGCTAATCGACGAGGCAGCACTGGTCGAAGCCGTGCTTGCAGGCCGCCTCGGCGGCGTCGGACTGGATGTCTACGGTCAGGAACCCCTGGCGAAGGAGGGCCATCCCCTCAGTGCCCTCTTCGGGCGTCCCGATGTCATCCTATCTCCACACCTGGCATTCTTCACCGACGAAGCGATGCGGCGTCTTTCCGACGACACGCTGGCCCGCTGCTTCGAGGTGTTGGAAGGCCGGCCGGTCGAGATACGATCGCATGACCCGCGCCTGCGCATGCAGGAGCACAACGTCGTCTTCGTGTGA
- a CDS encoding putative 2-aminoethylphosphonate ABC transporter ATP-binding protein has protein sequence MSIEPTPTSIARDTGEAHKPSPYLEITDLWKSYGDFVALRDISLTIAKGEFICFLGPSGCGKTTLLRAIAGLDLQTQGTILQGDRNISTLPASRRDYGIVFQSYALFPNLTIEQNIAFGLENTGRSKPDIAARVAELLATVGLSAQGKKYPAQLSGGQQQRIALARAIAISPGLLLLDEPLSALDAKVRVHLRHEIKALQRKLGVTTIMVTHDQEEALAMADRIVVMNHGVIEQVGSPTDIYRHPRTLFVADFIGETNQFPAKVLPDGQVEIGHSAFCCPTEGFATGDTATAVVRPVDIIPHGADAHAVNAADRPATPQNLIDAEVREMEFLGMFWRTRLTAPRLGERSLVADFSVNAVRRLSIETGAVIQVEIPRDRLLLFPRSA, from the coding sequence ATGTCGATCGAACCGACACCCACAAGCATTGCCCGCGACACCGGAGAGGCACATAAGCCGTCGCCCTATCTGGAAATCACCGATCTCTGGAAGAGCTATGGCGATTTCGTCGCGCTGCGCGACATCTCGCTTACCATTGCAAAGGGCGAATTCATCTGTTTCCTCGGCCCGTCGGGCTGTGGCAAGACGACCCTGCTGCGCGCGATTGCGGGTCTCGATCTCCAGACGCAGGGCACCATCCTGCAAGGTGATCGCAATATCTCGACCCTGCCGGCATCCCGGCGCGATTACGGCATCGTCTTTCAGTCCTATGCGCTCTTCCCGAACCTCACCATCGAGCAGAACATTGCCTTTGGTCTGGAAAATACCGGTCGCTCGAAACCGGATATCGCCGCCCGCGTCGCCGAGCTTCTGGCAACGGTCGGTCTTTCAGCACAGGGCAAGAAATATCCAGCCCAGCTTTCCGGCGGTCAGCAGCAGCGCATCGCGCTTGCCCGTGCGATCGCGATTTCGCCCGGCCTGCTCCTGCTCGACGAACCGCTGTCGGCGCTTGATGCCAAGGTGCGTGTGCACCTGCGCCACGAAATCAAGGCGCTGCAGCGCAAGCTTGGCGTGACGACAATCATGGTTACGCACGACCAGGAAGAAGCGCTTGCCATGGCGGACCGGATCGTCGTCATGAATCACGGCGTCATCGAACAGGTCGGCTCGCCGACGGACATCTACCGTCATCCCCGCACGCTGTTCGTTGCGGACTTCATCGGCGAGACCAATCAGTTTCCGGCCAAGGTGCTGCCCGATGGCCAGGTTGAGATCGGTCATTCGGCCTTCTGCTGCCCGACGGAGGGTTTTGCGACGGGCGACACCGCGACAGCCGTCGTACGTCCGGTCGATATCATCCCACATGGCGCCGATGCGCATGCCGTCAACGCGGCTGACCGGCCGGCGACGCCGCAGAACCTCATCGATGCCGAAGTGCGGGAGATGGAGTTTCTCGGCATGTTCTGGCGCACGCGGTTGACGGCGCCACGGCTCGGGGAGCGCTCGCTTGTCGCCGACTTCTCCGTCAATGCGGTCCGGCGCCTCAGCATCGAGACGGGTGCCGTCATCCAGGTGGAAATCCCGCGCGATCGCCTGCTGCTCTTTCCGAGGAGTGCGTGA
- a CDS encoding putative 2-aminoethylphosphonate ABC transporter substrate-binding protein produces the protein MNKRMLFLLAGTVTAALPTIAFAETQLTVYTAVEAVDLDRYKATFEKAHPDIKINWVRDSTGIMTAKLLAEKDNPQADVVWGLAATSLLLLKTEGMLEAYEPKDVAALDKKFVDKDTPPSWVGMDAYVAALCYNTVEGEKLGLKAPTSWDDLTKPEYKGHIVMPNPASSGTGFLDVSGWMQMWGDEKAWSFMDKLHENISAYTHSGSKPCKMAGAGEAVIGVSFEFPGAKAKSAGAPIDIIFPSEGSGWEAEATAIIAGTANLDAAKTLVDWSVTKEANEMYNVGYAVVAYPGVAKQVEHLPSDIASKMIDNDFEWAANNRGAILKEWQKRYDAKSEPKS, from the coding sequence ATGAACAAACGCATGCTTTTTTTGCTTGCCGGCACTGTCACAGCCGCGCTTCCCACCATCGCTTTCGCTGAAACCCAGCTCACCGTTTATACCGCTGTCGAAGCCGTCGACCTTGACCGCTACAAGGCGACCTTCGAGAAGGCCCATCCCGACATCAAGATCAACTGGGTGCGCGATTCCACCGGCATCATGACCGCCAAGCTGCTTGCCGAAAAGGACAACCCGCAGGCCGACGTCGTATGGGGCCTTGCGGCGACGTCGCTGCTTCTCCTCAAGACCGAAGGCATGCTGGAGGCCTATGAGCCAAAGGATGTCGCGGCGCTGGACAAGAAATTCGTCGACAAGGACACACCGCCGAGCTGGGTCGGCATGGACGCCTATGTCGCGGCCCTCTGCTACAACACCGTGGAGGGTGAAAAGCTCGGCCTCAAGGCGCCTACGAGCTGGGATGACCTGACCAAGCCGGAATACAAGGGCCACATCGTGATGCCGAACCCGGCCTCCTCGGGCACCGGTTTCCTCGATGTCTCGGGCTGGATGCAGATGTGGGGCGACGAGAAGGCCTGGTCCTTCATGGACAAACTGCATGAGAACATCTCGGCCTATACGCATTCCGGCTCGAAACCCTGCAAGATGGCCGGCGCGGGTGAGGCTGTCATCGGCGTGTCGTTCGAATTCCCGGGCGCCAAGGCCAAGAGCGCCGGCGCGCCGATCGACATCATCTTCCCGTCCGAAGGTTCGGGTTGGGAAGCCGAGGCGACGGCCATCATCGCCGGCACGGCGAATCTCGATGCTGCCAAGACCCTGGTCGACTGGTCGGTGACCAAGGAAGCCAACGAGATGTACAATGTCGGCTATGCCGTCGTCGCCTATCCCGGCGTCGCCAAGCAGGTCGAGCATCTGCCGTCCGACATCGCCTCCAAGATGATCGACAACGACTTCGAGTGGGCCGCAAACAACCGCGGCGCCATCCTCAAGGAATGGCAGAAGCGTTACGACGCGAAGTCGGAACCCAAGAGCTGA